The Primulina huaijiensis isolate GDHJ02 chromosome 9, ASM1229523v2, whole genome shotgun sequence genomic interval GCATAAACGAATAAACAAACAAAATCACCACCACATATCAACAGCACACATGGGGAATCAAAGAAGAGATGAGGTGTATAATTCCTTCTTGAGTGAATTCCTGGCAGCCTAATGCATTATGTTAATGCATCATTGACGTTCTCTGTTTTCAGTTTATGGAAATTCCATCTGTTGTAGAACAGAAGCTAAGAACTCCAAGTTGTCTATCTCTGCTCCAGAATCTCAAAAAAGAGCAACAAGGAAAATTGTTCACAAATATATAGTCATCGATCTCAACGGTCATATTGAATGTATTTAATGACAAATATCCATTGAATCGTCGTGTAGTAGCTTTATCTGATAGTAGTACAAGGTATTCAAACTGTTCTGTTCTGATATAATgataatttaatgataaatatCCGTTGAATCGTCGTGTAGTAGCTTTATCTGACAGTAGTACAAGGTATTCAGACTGTTTTGTTCTGATACAACAGTCTGAATACCTTGTACTACTGTCAGATAAAGCTACTGTAAGACGATTCAACGGATATTTgtcattaaatgcattcaatatgACCGTTGAGATCGAGAACTATATATAGCTGATCGAATCAGTTGAAAAAGGTTGGTGACTAAGAACAAGCGAACACACGAAGCAATCAAACCAATCAATTGTGATGCACTTCACGAGCATATTCTCAAGTTTAGATATCACATTTTTAAGCTCTACAAAATGCTACAAATTAGAGCATCTTTCACTTTTATAACTGTCTAAGAATTGTtagactaagagtttcagtttggcagtgtgtAAGACCAACTGAGGTGGATTATTACAATTTGCTGTAatatatcaaagttttttagtgaaATCCTATCCtagtgatagaaggggtgacatagaaCTAGTTgaaatctctgaacatccagaAAAATTCTCTGTGCCCATTTCAGTTATCATTTCAGTTTATATTTAGTATTCAATCTAAATTTCAGTCTTATTCCGCACTCCTTTCAGTTGACTGATATATAtcgacaaacaagattctaAGATCAGTTCTTTAAAGAACTGATTTACATTTCAGAAAAGAATCCAAAAAGccaaagtgtttattcaaacccccctttctaaacacctTAGTTACCCTAATCGATCCTAACACATGGCCAAAACAGGCCAGGGATTTAGTGTTTTGAAAGACTCAGGTAAACCACACAAAAAATTGGTGACAATATTTTCCAGTGAAAATCACAAATAGAAAACAATAGGGTATCATCCCGGCAAGGCTGGCATGAATGGACTAGAGTAGCTATATAAAATAAGTCGTGCATCTTAACAAAAACTACAGATACAAAGCCTAAGGAAAACAGAAAGATGTCTCCCAAGTTCCCATTATacagatgaaaaaaattaaaatcaaaagggCATTTATTGAAATAATATCATCCAGGATAATATAGTACAATATTCATATCAAGTATGCAGACTGTCACAGTCTATCGAAATAAAatatcatcatatatatatgaaaCTGGGCATTGAATCTTACCACCTTCCCCTGCTAATGGATCAGTTCCGAAGACGGCAGCTGAATTGACAGATTTGTCCAAGAGTCTTTGCTCATCATGTTTAAAAACTGGTGTGGAAGATGATTTGTTCTTGCTGCTTGCGCCCTTTGAGCTGTCCCTTAATACGTACTGcaaaaattcagttgaatgacCGATTATTAAATGATGAACATTGCAAGTCACAGCATCAAAACTGCCTTCTTACCAGTGGCTTATCACAATACACACCAATACATACAGCAAAACAAACtcacaaataataacaaaaggATGTAAAGCTGATCCATAAGCAGCAAGTCATTTAGCAAGGTATTCAGTGACCCTCCCAAAAAATTGCAAACTGAGTTCCAGGACCATCTCCCAGTCCCATACATCAACAGTTTTAGgggaaaaatataatatcatgtcaCAATTTAGTGCTCATATTAACCATTGATAGCTACAAGAAATAAACTTAAAAGCGACAGATCAATCAACATCGAACAGTTCCACTCAAGAAAATGACCACCAGCATATAAAATGGCACATTCAACACAACATCAGAAATAAAATCCAGATTTCAGCAACGGGAAACCAAATCTCCACGGAACAATCATAATTAACAGTCTCCatcaataacaaaaataataataacaatcacCATGGTGGACGTTCTTTTTTCTGAGCCACCTCTTAAAGATCCTGAGCCTGCATTCCTGGAGAGCATTCCACTGACTCTCCTTGTTGGCTTTCCATTTAAAATGGTTCTCTATGGCAATAAAATGAATGTGTTACAAATTATCTAAAAAGATCAAAGAAACAGTGGTGCAACAAAACCATACAATTGATTATCTCACTATCAATGAGTAGGATAAAAGTAACTAAAGCATTCCCTCATTCAgttttagataaaataattattttaacgtAGATGTAAAACAAGAGAAATCAAAGCTGCAAATCTCCACCACCCATATAAATAATTGTTCTACTGAGGGTATAATAACGTTTGTTCATAATGCAGAACACAATTCGCCCACAGAGATGGAGTAAGGTGAAACATCAAATCACAGCAACCTGCTGTTGCGATTCTATGCACGTCTGTTAACAAGACACAGAAATTTATAGTATGGACAGTGATTGAGGAAAAAGTAAAATATTCAAATTGAAAGATGTCAAAAATGCCAGGAAACAGTTCCTAAAAAACAAGCCAGGAAACACCTAGCTTCATGATGCTCTGGTGGAACACCAAGAAATATTTCCAGAAAAATAAATACTTTCTTTTCAACTAGCAATCAACTGCAGTTACGTGTCAAATTAGGAAAGAAAAGTCcacttgcaatcaatgaaaagATTTCCTACCCGAGCTCCACCCCGAGCAGCTCTTTTCTGACGAACATAGTCCATTAAAGGGGTAACTATAGGAATATCCTTTGAAGCACCTAAAAGAAAATGTGAATTTTCTTTAACTAAGAAACTGAAGATGTTACTCTGAGACACGTTTATCGTGACTAATATAATACATGTCAGTTTCAGCTTTAATTCTATGTGCATATAAGCTGCAAAAGTATCTAGACTGACCTACACGTTCTGCTTCCTTTCTCTCCAATTGCACCTCTGCACTGGGAAGATTCTCAGTAGGCTTCGCAAGAAAATCCAGGAACTCCAAATATTCAGTATCTATACGTTTTCCCGACAAAAAGGAAAGCAGGGTTGAAGGTGATTAGATGATGGCATCTCAATCATATACAATCAGCATCTGAAACTACTTTTGTACAGAGATAAAACTTATGACACGCGCAACAAGCGGAGAAAATATTACCTTTCAATATAGTCCCTTCGCGACCATCACTCTTTAACCAATTCTTTGGAACACGCTGTGAAGGGGCGTACTCAACAATTGTTTTATACTGGGTCCCTGAAAGAAATGTAAAAAGGGGTGAAACATCCAGTAAATTATAAATACATATTTTGATTACTTTTCAcacacaaaacaaaaaaactaaaaaattattaacaaaACCAAACACCACAAAAAGGCCGCCCAAGATGCAGCTATAAGGTGAGCAAATAAAAGTCCCAAAAATCCATACTTTTCTCGCTTATCAAACCAtcttatgaacctcttcaaatATTCTGGCAAACATTACCTTTCTCATTGACAAAAACATGACCATTAAAAAACTCAGCAAACTCTAGCACATCATCTGATTTGTTAAAGTCGATGCTCGCCCTTGAATATGTTATATGCTTCTGGCTGCAAAAGCAAATATATAAGTTCAGATTGGGAGATTGAGGGGGTGGGTAAAGTATGAAGCAAATTACATATCGTAATTGGGACCTCCATCATGAACGCAACAATTCGGCACAAACCTCTTTGTTTTTGAAATACTGGGACAAATTCTTTATTTCAGCGAACCTTTCTAATAAATGCAATCTCAAACCTCGGGGaagaatttaataacattatagTTCGTGCCATTTTGGCATACTACTAAATTCTTTCTAAGAACACGAGAGAACCAATAAATAGATCTGCCAGACTACTTCAGCTATTGTTCAAAAAGGGAACATATATTCCACTTATGACGAAGAATTTGTcagaaaaataaatgataaaatagcATGCGTACACACAAGGGAAAAGACATCAATGAAATCTCAAGTTTACTCCTCAACCATTGTCATTTCCCACATCTAGGAAGTCACATTTTCAGTTGAAGTCAATTTTTTTGCTCATTCAACCCACATCTCCCACCAAAGGTGAAGGCACTGCAAATTGTTTAGAGCCATAGAGGCATATTCACACTCTAGTCAGATCTACAAACAAATATGTCTCCCCCATACAATAATCAGAAAATCCTCCCATTTCCCGAAAAGCCAGTCCAAGATGCAAATTCAAAGCTGGCATACATTCCTTAAAAGTCCACAAGGTGCTCGCCTAGACTCAAGGTGGTGAGGCCCAGAACTTGTGACTGTGAAGTAAAGCACACACCTAGATGCACCTTGGAGGATCGAGGCATCATCTAAGTGCATTTTAAATATAAGGATCCAGGTGTTATTCAATGTAATAATATATCACTTTGTGTTTAGGatcatgcattatttatttacatcTATATTTTGTGTTGTACATATTTAGTATGATACACCTAATGCAGTAAACTATCATAAGGTGTGCACCTCATATAATACCGTGTGCCTAAACTCTAGCCATGTGGGCTCCTTGGTGCACTTTGCGCTTTTAATATATGGTCCcgctaaattttttattttaatgataaaagGAGATTCTTTACAGAAATGGATTTTTCATCATACGATCAATCGATCATTGATTTCCTGAAAgacaaaaaaacataaatcactCCCAAATGTAGTGAACGAGACTACCTTTCGTGTAGCTAACTGTCCCACTGAATGCCGCATGGCGCAATCAAAAGTCAAAATTCGGGATAAGAAATCCAAGTTATCCAACAAAAAACATCATCACAACCGCATCACAAGAAGTTTATGATTTCATAAACAGCTAAGCATAAAACTCCTAGAATCAAAAGAAGTAAActtataattgaaatataattttaataacatTTGTCCCAGACTCCCAGCACTCAAATTTCCAAgaaagaaacataaaaattgatGGTAAAATAATGTAATATCACAATGAGAAAGCACCAAACACAACAATCTTTTCAGTTAGCTCCATCTATATGAGCAAAAATAAAACAGGGAAACATAAATGGAAGATAACAACAAAACTAGAAAACGACAATCTGGATTCCAACCACCCATAACCATCAAACTAAATCTACTTGAGTCTATCATATCAGCAACAAATAAGAACTCTTTCTCACACCTAAAAGAAACCATCAAACTAAATCTAGTCTATTCGATCATAACAGAAACAAGAACTATTTCCCACATCTAAAAGAGGAAAATACTAGTTTAATCTTTGCTCAAATCCCTAGAATGTTGGCCTGTACTTGGACCTCACGGGGATCACTCTTTCAGCTATCTTCACGCTTATCTGAACCAGTATCATTTGAAAACATATGAGTAACTTGTTCCCAGCCTTTCAGCTAAACTCCAGGATAAAAGAAAAGGCGAGATAAAACCTAAGTACATGAACACCCCCCCTGCTTCCGTAGAAGTTCAAACTTAACAGGCAATTAATGAAATGATAACCTGCATCCTTCttagtttataaattaattaaaaacttgGGTACGTTATGAATAACTAAATAAAACTTCTAAAACCAAACCCACGAATACACAAATATCATTCCAACGAGCACGATTGCCGTTAATACGAAAGAACTTAAAACACGAactcattaaataaaaatcctaaaaaacCAACCTTGACTTGCCCGGCCGAAATGAAAGCCAACGGTAGCGGCCAGAGAAGCGAGAATCGATCTGCTCGATGAAATTGGACTGAGAAATAGTCGGCGGCAAATGCCGCACCACCACCTTCGTTCGATCTAGCGTCCCCTTCATGCGTAACGAAAGAACCCTATGACCGATTCTACAGTTACGATGAAATTAAAACACAATCTTGAATTGACTTGAATCCCTATCAAATCACACCTCGAGCGCCACAGACATTACATTTTGACCACCCGGGTTCTCGTCATATGTGGAAAAATGCCctaattttgaaatttggatttgGGAGTACTGCCCAtgcagaaatttttttataggaaatAAATAGAGAGAAAGTCGAAGAATTTGGGGAGAAATAGAGAGAGAAATTGTAGATTTGTCAGACACACACGGAATGGgattgtgtgtgtatatatgtcatACATACTTATAGAGCTGATGTAATAAATAAAGGTCTTCGCTTTCGTAGTTGTAATTGTAAAAAGGTATGGTAtcgaaaattataatataaaaaaattttatattatgtaaaaaaattttatatcgaTATTGTTagaaaatttcgatatatataACTAACGTATCGATTATATCGTAATTGTACAATAANGTCGGCATtccaatatataataaaattttcaaatttcacgTTATTATCGTATCGAAAAATTCGGTATCATTACTGTACagtaccgaaatcttcggtatactgaaaattcggtattttttcacACCATAATTGTACACACTCACACTCTTCATATATGTAAAAAGACCGTCTTCGTTATTTTTATACGAGAATATCAATGGATGTTTTCAAATTGATCTTGTACTTAGTTATATACTTATATTGAAtggttatatttattattttctactCAAATTCGAACAACTTGTGCTAAATTTATGTTGTTTGGAGCCTCACAATAATTTTATAGGCTGCATAAATATCTTGTAGTATATATAAAGATCAAGTCTCGTCTAATAATAAGTTAATAACTATTATTGGTTTTATGACATACCCATTTTCTCTCCCAAAATATCCTTCCTcacaataatattatttataaaataaaacaaaatgcaataaaattaaacttaattcaaactttaatgttaaataaaaaatttattttaacatcTTTATATTAATTTGActcaaaaattcataataaaataatatttttataatttaatttataaacacGAAGGgtgcaacatatattttttttaattataaatcataatttttttccgGAAAAAATTCATCCTAACAATTTTAATGTGTTCGAAGCAATGTATTGTTCAGGTGGTTCagttttttttctattttttatacATTAAATTTTGTTCAACTTTCTGATAGCTCGGACGCTCcatttttcaatattagctCAATCTTTGCTTAGAAAATTCTAGTCTGGATAGAAATGAAAACTTGACTCCGCCACTTCGGCGGTATCTATGGCTTAATGATAGTAAAATTGCAACCTTTGTATCGAATTTATAAAGAAATGCTAACAACGATAACCAAAACTAACCAATACATTCATATTAATATAAACAATTGAAcatgaaaaaattaaacaaaggCGGAAGAAAAAATTTAGTTTAACCTCAAATCCCAAATTTATACACTAAACTTTACTCGTGTTACGTTCGGTGCAAATACACTTTAACCCAGCAATCCGGATGCTCCTGCTTCTCATCGCCAATAGAGTTATCGCCGCAGTGCGACCTTGCATTGCCTTGGATTTATAGATTCGATATCCCTAGTCAAGGATCTGATATAAAGCCCAACACCAAAGCATGATTGTATAATCTAAAGCCTAAGATTACTTCAGTCCAAAAAGTCTCAGCCCATATAATTAGAAAGATCTAGATGATAGATTTAACAGCTCATGAATTTTTTATGCCGTTATAACCTCTCAACAGCTTCTACCACTTGTAGACAGTTCATTGGTTGTAGGGATCTATAAATATGACTGATTGTAATTATCTTATTATGAATGAAATGAAGTTCTTCGTTATTTTCCTCAAACTTATCGTTCCTTTAGTTTCTTAACTTGGTATCAGAGGTACCATGGCGGCAGCCACATCTCCAAATATTTCTGTCGCTCAGTCCAACATCTTCACCAGCGACAACTTTCCAATTATCAACCCAGCAAACCAAAAAAGTTCTGTAAAGTTGAGTGATGATAATTTTCTTCTCTGGAATCTCCAGATTCTCGCTGGTATTCGTGGGTTAGGACTAGATATCTTCATACTCAATGATCCTCCCGTTCCTCAAAAGGTTGTAATCGATGAACATGGCACCGAGATGGTCAATCCAACCTTTATTTCTTGGTGTCGACAAGATCAATTGTTGTTCTCGTTTCTCCTAGCTTCCATGACATAAAGTGTTCAAAGCCAAATGATCGGCTGTTTATCCTCGGTGCAGCTGTGGACGAGAGTATCCTGTCTATTTGCCACAAGATCGAAGGCTAAAGTCATGCAGTACAAACTTCAGCTTCAAACTCTGAAAAAGGAGAATCTCAGCATGAAGGATTATCTGGGGAAAATGAAAAACTTCATGGATATCTTGGCAGCCTGTGGACATCCCGTCTCTGAGGAAGATCAAGTTCTATATGTCCTAGGTGGAATCGGACTTGAATATGACTCAGTTGTAGTTCATGTTACATCTCGAGCTAAATTTCTCACAATTTCTGATGTTGGAGCTCTTTTAATGGCTCATGAAAGCAGGATAGAATCATACTCCTCCAACACTGAGAGCACAGCTCTTTCAGTGAATGCAACTACCTTCCCTTCACAAAAGAAATCTGAGTTCCCTCCTCAAACTCCTACATTCTTTCATCGAGGTAGGGGTCGAGGGAGAAACTCtcgaggtcgtggtcgaggGTGGAGTTACTCATCTAGCCGACCAGTATGTCAAATATGTGGCATCACTGGGCATGTTGCCGAAAAGTGTCATTATCGATTTGACAAAGAGTTTGTGCCTCTTTACCGGCAGAATGGAGGGTATAATTTTGGGCCTCCTCATAATCAATTCAGTGGTTATCACTCTACTGTGCAAAATCATCCTCGATCACAGATTAAATACCCGGTTGCAGCCTTAGCACCCACAACACCAGGATCCTCTGCCGAAGACTGGTGGTACCCTGATTCAGGAGCCTCACATCATGTTACAAATGATCTGGGCAATCTTTCAACTGGCTCTGAATATACTGGGACTGGTAAGATTCACATGGGAAATGGAGAAGGTTTGTTCATCTCTCATATTGGACATTCCAATTTATTATCCTCTTCATCACGTTCCtttctattaaaaaatttgttacGAGTCCCACACATAACCAAGAATCTCTTGAGTGTTAGCAAGTTTGCACAAGACAATTGAGTCATTTTTGAGTTTCATCCTACTTTCTGTTTTGTGAAGGATCTAACAACCAATGTGGTTCTTCTCAAAGGGACTTTGCATGAAGGATTATACAAATTCAGCTTAGGAAAGCCTACACCCGTCTCTGGCCCTCCAGCAACTTGTCTTCACCTTAGTCCTActtcaataaatttttcaaaaggtTCGAGTACTATCAGCCAGCCCTCAATTCCCATCACAGGGTCTTCTGGTCTTTTAAATAGCTGGCACCTTAGACTAGGACATCCTAGTATGCCtgttgttaagaaaatattgatgcattgtaatatttctcttccaaagaatgaaatgatcaatttTTGTTCAGCTTGTCCGTTGGGGAAAAGTCATCAACTGCCCTTCTCCTCGTCGAAAACAACATTTTCTGAAcctcttgaattaatttattcagATATATGGGGACCTTCTTATGAACTCTCTCGTAATGGGTTTCGGTATTATGTCAGCTTTGTTGACGCATATAGTAGATACACGTGGATTTATTTCCTCAAACTCAAATCAGAAGTCAGCCGAGTGTTTCCTTTATTCAAATCTCAAGTTGAAACTCTATTTAACAAGAAAATTAGAACTTTACAGACAGATTCTGGGGGAGAATTTAAAGCCTCGTCATCCTTTCTTCAAACTTATGGTATAAGTCATCGATTCTCATGCCCTTACACATCCAAACAAAATGGTGTGGTCGAACGTAAACATCGCCATATTGTAGAAATGGGGCTTACGCTTTTATCTCATGCATCTATGCCCTTGCACTTTTGGGCTGATGCATTTTCCACTACCGTTCATCTCATTAATATACTACCTACAGCTGCGCTTTCTGGGGAAATACCTCTTACTCGACTATTTAACAAAGCTCCAAATTATTCTCATCTAAAAATTTTTGGATGCTTGTGTTTCCCTTGTTTACGGCCTTATAACCATCACAAACTTGAGTTTAGGTCTACTCCTTGCACCTTCATAGGTTATAGCACTCAACACAATGGATATATACGCATGAGTTCAAATGGTCGGATATATGTCTCACGTCATGTCACCTTCGATGAGTCCTCATTTCCATTTGCTTCCTCCTTTAAAATCCATTAAAAGTCCTCTGTTGAGAAGTGCCCTTCTTCATCCCCTTTATTTTTGCCTAAAGTCTCTTCCTCACAGTCCTCTAATTCTTTTTTAAGTCCCTCTGTTCCTACCTCTGTGTCTAGTCCATTATCCAATTCTGGCACTTCTTCTAACTCCAATCCATCTTATGTTATTGCTCCTTTACATTCTCCTGTTCAGTTTGAAGAGAACAGATTTCTCTCCTCTCCTGTGAATACTCATCATACGGTCACAAGGGCTAAAGCAGGTGTTTTCAAGCCCAAGGTTTTTGGTGCTTCTTTGTCTTCTTCATGTGAACCTCAGACTGTAAAAGAAGCCCAGCAACATCCGGAATGGATCAAGGCTATGAGTTCCGAATACAATGCTCTCATTCAAAACAAAACTTGGTCCTTGGTTACAGCCCCAGCCAACACTCCAATCATTTAGTGTAAATGGGTGTTTAAACTCAAGACGAAACCTGATGGCTCTATTGCTCGCCACAAAGCCATACTTGTAGCGAAAAGCTACTCGCAAATACCAGGCTTAGACTACACTGAAACTTTTAGCCCAGTTGCTAAACCCACAACTATTCGCATTGTGTTAACTCTTGCTGTTTCTCGTGGTAATATCAAGCAACTAGATGTAAATAATGCTTTCTTAAATGGCTCTCTTACTGAGGTGATGTTCATGCAGCAACCACCTGGATTTGAAGTTCAAAATGATGGTACTCCgcttgtgtgcaggttacacAAGGCTCTTTACGAGCTTAAACAAGATCCCCGCGCCTGGTTCGATAAATTGAGAACTGCTCTTTAGTTTATGGGGTTTATCACATCGCGCGCTGATTCATCTTTGTTCATTAAAATTACGTCTACATTTGTTATCTATATTCTTGTCTACGTTGATGACATTGTCATAACAGGAAGTGATCAAGCCCAAATACAACAGATTATTCATGATTTGGATGCTCAATTTTCTGTCAAAGATCTTGGTGATCTGTCATATTTTCTGGGCATTGAAGTACAAAGGGATTCTAGTTGTTCGTTGTTTCTGTCTCAGTCTAAATACGCGCAAGATCTCCTATTGAAAACTAAGATGCATCAAGCTAATCCTTTGCCAACACCTATGTCCACGGGTGTTAAGCTCTCTATCAAGGATGGGGATCCTTTTGAAGAAGTGACTCTATACAGAAGTACTGTTGGAGTATTACAATACTTAACCATCACTCGACCAGACATTGCTTACAGCGTGAATAAAGTCTGCCAAATTATGCATTCTCCTCTTCTCACTCATTGGAAAGCTGTAAAAAGAATTCTTCGATACATCAAAGGCACATTACATCTTGGTATTCGACTGAGTTCTTCTTCTTGTCTGTCACTCTCTGGATATTGCGATGCGGACTGGGGAAATGACCCCGATGATCGACGTTCAACCTCAGGTTTCTGTTGGTTTCTAGGTAATTCGCCAATAGCTTGGAGTTCAAAGAAACAACATGTTGTCTCTCGATCCAGTACTGAAGCCGAATATCGAAGTTTGGCTAATGCGGCTTCTGAATTATTGTGGATTCAATCTTTGTTAAAAGAACTTCAAGTGCAACAGCTTAGAGTTCCTGTTTTATGGTGTGATAACATGAGTACTATTGCTCTTAGTGccaacccagttcttcactctagAACTAAACATCTTGAGTTAGATCTTCATTTTGTTCGAGAGAAAGTGTTGTCGAAGCAGCTTAGTGTTCAATATGTTCCTTCGTTTGATCAAGTCGCAGATGCTCTTACCAAACCGTTGTCTACTCATGTGGTTACTCGATTTCGTGACAAGCTCAGTGTTGTTCTTCGACCTCCACTCAGCTTGAGGGGGCAAGTCAAGGATCTGATATAAAGCCCAACACCAAAGCATGATAGTATAATCTAAAGCCCAAGATTACTTTAGTCCACAAAGTCTCAGCCCATATAATTAGAAAGATCTAGAGGATAGATTTAACAGCTCATGAATTTGTTATGCCGTTATAACCTCTCAACAGCTTCTACCACTTGTAGACAGTTCATTGGTTGTAGGGATCTATAAATATGACTGATTGTAATTATCTGATTATGAATGAAATGAAGTTCTTCGTTATTTTCCTCAAACTTATCGTTCCTTTAGTTTCTTAACTTCCCTCACATATTCCAACGAATTGGTAACCTCCGCATACATTTGAATTTAAGGTTCTTGATGATTTGTACGAGGTGCAAAATAGGCTTGTATATTCCATATTTTCTTCACTATTTATTGTGGGATTCTTGTTAAGTGAATGGCTTAGCGCATTGAGTCGTGTGGTGCAATATTCCTTCACCATGGTTCCAACGATGAATGCTATCAATGTGTAGAACTTCATATTTGATCGACTTCATGCTTCTTTGCTCTACGCATTGTCAGTGTTTCTCTATTTTATACATGTTCTTAACTTTGGGATTTTCTCTTTGAACAACAAACCATTCGGCCATAGGTGCAGGATACATTCTTCTAATTATATTGCATCATTAATTTTCTAGCTTGTTTTCACCTTATTTTGTAAACCA includes:
- the LOC140984505 gene encoding regulator of nonsense transcripts UPF3-like isoform X3 is translated as MKGTLDRTKVVVRHLPPTISQSNFIEQIDSRFSGRYRWLSFRPGKSSQKHITYSRASIDFNKSDDVLEFAEFFNGHVFVNEKGTQYKTIVEYAPSQRVPKNWLKSDGREGTILKDTEYLEFLDFLAKPTENLPSAEVQLERKEAERVGASKDIPIVTPLMDYVRQKRAARGGARRTILNGKPTRRVSGMLSRNAGSGSLRGGSEKRTSTMYVLRDSSKGASSKNKSSSTPVFKHDEQRLLDKSVNSAAVFGTDPLAGEGGGSGSSEIGKQKILLLKGKEKETSNQSAAPPANNSHSPVPLKQNHRRESSDRIIRSVLGKDIRQNQTLTGSQSEHRIRILNQDRDKKPPRPTNVQSFQKNANGSPEGKVSSHDSQAFHAEKEERRTRNRDRPDRGVWAPIRRSDGSHASDESLSSSTSQTSQVVDSSEDMKNDLLIMRGGEFRHIGSGRGGSYRQGGRRGSAYNIKDADGSLVEGKFPKRGGSSGHVSHEKQVWVQKSSPGS
- the LOC140984505 gene encoding regulator of nonsense transcripts UPF3-like isoform X1, coding for MKGTLDRTKVVVRHLPPTISQSNFIEQIDSRFSGRYRWLSFRPGKSSQKHITYSRASIDFNKSDDVLEFAEFFNGHVFVNEKGTQYKTIVEYAPSQRVPKNWLKSDGREGTILKDTEYLEFLDFLAKPTENLPSAEVQLERKEAERVGASKDIPIVTPLMDYVRQKRAARGGARRTILNGKPTRRVSGMLSRNAGSGSLRGGSEKRTSTMYVLRDSSKGASSKNKSSSTPVFKHDEQRLLDKSVNSAAVFGTDPLAGEGGGSGSSEIGKQKILLLKGKEKETSNASGVSSLQQSAAPPANNSHSPVPLKQNHRRESSDRIIRSVLGKDIRQNQTLTGSQSEHRIRILNQDRDKKPPRPTNVQSFQKNANGSPEGKVSSHDSQAFHAEKEERRTRNRDRPDRGVWAPIRRSDGSHASDESLSSSTSQTSQVVDSSEDMKNDLLIMRGGEFRHIGSGRGGSYRQGGRRGSAYNIKDADGSLVEGKFPKRGGSSGHVSHEKQVWVQKSSPGS
- the LOC140984505 gene encoding regulator of nonsense transcripts UPF3-like isoform X5 — protein: MKGTLDRTKVVVRHLPPTISQSNFIEQIDSRFSGRYRWLSFRPGKSSQKHITYSRASIDFNKSDDVLEFAEFFNGHVFVNEKGTQYKTIVEYAPSQRVPKNWLKSDGREGTILKDTEYLEFLDFLAKPTENLPSAEVQLERKEAERVGASKDIPIVTPLMDYVRQKRAARGGARRTILNGKPTRRVSGMLSRNAGSGSLRGGSEKRTSTMYVLRDSSKGASSKNKSSSTPVFKHDEQRLLDKSVNSAAVFGTDPLAGEGGGSGSSEIGKQKILLLKGKEKETSNSAAPPANNSHSPVPLKQNHRRESSDRIIRSVLGKDIRQNQTLTGSQSEHRIRILNQDRDKKPPRPTNVQSFQKNANGSPEGKVSSHDSQAFHAEKEERRTRNRDRPDRGVWAPIRRSDGSHASDESLSSSTSQTSQVVDSSEDMKNDLLIMRGGEFRHIGSGRGGSYRQGGRRGSAYNIKDADGSLVEGKFPKRGGSSGHVSHEKQVWVQKSSPGS
- the LOC140984505 gene encoding regulator of nonsense transcripts UPF3-like isoform X2 — translated: MKGTLDRTKVVVRHLPPTISQSNFIEQIDSRFSGRYRWLSFRPGKSSQKHITYSRASIDFNKSDDVLEFAEFFNGHVFVNEKGTQYKTIVEYAPSQRVPKNWLKSDGREGTILKDTEYLEFLDFLAKPTENLPSAEVQLERKEAERVGASKDIPIVTPLMDYVRQKRAARGGARRTILNGKPTRRVSGMLSRNAGSGSLRGGSEKRTSTMYVLRDSSKGASSKNKSSSTPVFKHDEQRLLDKSVNSAAVFGTDPLAGEGGSGSSEIGKQKILLLKGKEKETSNASGVSSLQQSAAPPANNSHSPVPLKQNHRRESSDRIIRSVLGKDIRQNQTLTGSQSEHRIRILNQDRDKKPPRPTNVQSFQKNANGSPEGKVSSHDSQAFHAEKEERRTRNRDRPDRGVWAPIRRSDGSHASDESLSSSTSQTSQVVDSSEDMKNDLLIMRGGEFRHIGSGRGGSYRQGGRRGSAYNIKDADGSLVEGKFPKRGGSSGHVSHEKQVWVQKSSPGS
- the LOC140984505 gene encoding regulator of nonsense transcripts UPF3-like isoform X6, producing MKGTLDRTKVVVRHLPPTISQSNFIEQIDSRFSGRYRWLSFRPGKSSQKHITYSRASIDFNKSDDVLEFAEFFNGHVFVNEKGTQYKTIVEYAPSQRVPKNWLKSDGREGTILKDTEYLEFLDFLAKPTENLPSAEVQLERKEAERVGASKDIPIVTPLMDYVRQKRAARGGARRTILNGKPTRRVSGMLSRNAGSGSLRGGSEKRTSTMYVLRDSSKGASSKNKSSSTPVFKHDEQRLLDKSVNSAAVFGTDPLAGEGGSGSSEIGKQKILLLKGKEKETSNSAAPPANNSHSPVPLKQNHRRESSDRIIRSVLGKDIRQNQTLTGSQSEHRIRILNQDRDKKPPRPTNVQSFQKNANGSPEGKVSSHDSQAFHAEKEERRTRNRDRPDRGVWAPIRRSDGSHASDESLSSSTSQTSQVVDSSEDMKNDLLIMRGGEFRHIGSGRGGSYRQGGRRGSAYNIKDADGSLVEGKFPKRGGSSGHVSHEKQVWVQKSSPGS